Part of the Sulfobacillus acidophilus DSM 10332 genome, CGGCAGGCCGCCGACACTCAGGCGATTCGGGCCACCTTGCGCGCACTGGCTGACGGGCAGGTGGTGTGTGTCTATCCGGAAGGCACCCGGACGCTGACAGGATTTTTGCAATCGGGTAAACCGGGAGCCGCTCTTCTTGCCGCGCTTGCTCAGGTTCCGCTGCTCCCGATCGGCATTGCCGGGACATTCGACGTGCTCCCGAAACATCGCGTATGGCCGCAACGCCAACGGGTGACCGTCCGCATCGGCGAGCCCCTGGCGATCCCGGCCTTGCCCCGCCGTCAGCGTGATGCCGCTCTCGCCGAGTGGACGCAGAGGATCATGGATCGCCTCGCGTCGTTAAGTGGTGAACCGACCTGGCCCGACGCGGTCCCCAGCGAACCCGAGACATCGTATGAAAGACGGTTACAGGCCGCGCGATATTGGAACGACCGGGGAATTCAAGCCGCCGACCAGCATCAGGGCGTCAGCGCTCAGCGATACCATTGGCGGGCGCGGTATATTACCGCCGAACTTCTCCGAGACCGTCACATCACGGCCGATGTGTGGTTTGAATATGGGCGGGCGGTCGGACGCCTCGCGCTGACTCAATACGGTCCACGAAAGTTACTGAGCCTATGGCAATCGCACCAAGCCTTTCAGCACGCGCTTGACCTGGATGGCAATCACGCGCATGCGCATTACGCCTTGGGATTGTGGTATCAAATGGTGCCGCGGGCTCTGGGCGGGAGTGTGTCCCGGGCGTTGGCCTATTTCCACGCCGCCACCCGATTAGCTCCCGATCAGATGGGGTTTTGGATGGGCCTCGGCCGGTGTGCCATGGCCGCCCGTCAATGGGATGTGGCGGAACGCGCGTTTCAGCACGCCGTGCAATTGCCCGCGCAGACGGTCGCGGACCGGCGCCGCCACTTGGAGGCCAATGCCTGGTTATTACGGTGGCATCTGGAACAGGACATCAGCGAGGTGAAAAACCATGCTTAAAAAATGGATAGAATGGGTGACTGGTCACCCACGATGGGTCGTCGGATTGTGGGTCGGGGTGTTGCTGTTGTCGTTGCTCTGGGCGCCGCGTCTGCCGGGTGTCTTATCGGCGGGGGGGTTTAGCAACCCGCGCAGTCCCTCGGCGGTGGCCGCGCGGGTCATGGCCCGCGATTTTCCGCAACAAAATCCCAACACCCTGCTGGTCGTGGTGGCGAATTCCCGAGACACCGTTTGGTCGCCCGCCGTGCGGCGTCCGGTGGAACACCTCGCCGCGCGTGTGCGGCGGCAACCGTGGGTCCAGAGTGTCACTACGCCCTATCACCCTCTTAACCCGGTGATGATGGGAGACCAGGGCCATGCCGCCTTGGTGATCGTGCGTCTTGCGACGACGCATAGTACCGTGGCCCAAAATCTGGTGCCGCGGTTGACGCGGCTGGTGGCGGAGGGCTTACCAGCGTCGGATCAGTTTTGGGTGACCGGCGGTCCGGCGTTGAATGCCGCGTTAAACACCGCCACACAGCAGGACGTAACGGCGGCCGAGCGCATTGCGGTCCCGTTACTGGTCATCGTGTTGTTGTGGGTGACGCGGTCGTTGGTCGCGACGGCAATCCCGCTCCTCGTCGCCGGATTTGTGTTGCCGACGACCATGGCGCTCGCGTATGCGGTGGCGCGTTATCACACCTTGAACATTCTGCTGACGAACGCGATTAGCATGATTGGCCTTGGCGTAGTGGTGGATTATGCCTTGTTTATCGTCAGCCGTTATCGCCAGGAGTTGGAGAGCGCCATCCCGGTGGTGGCGGTCGAGCGGGCCATGGCTAGTGCAGGCCGGGCGGTATTCTTTTCCGGATTAACGGTCATGGTCAGTCTCGCAGCACTCTTTTTGGCGCGCCTGATGATTTTTACGTCGATTGCGGTGGGGGGCGTGCTTGTGGTCGCCGTGGCGGTGACCGCGGCGTGGACGCTCCTCCCGGCCGGCCTTGTCCTCCTCGGCCCGCGCATTCGCCGCGGGACGTTGCCCGGCGCCGCGCCCACGGTCGCCCGGACCCGGTGGCGGCGGTGGGTCGACCGGGTCATCGCGCATCCGCTCGCGTTTTTGGTGCCGGGATTGCTCGGGCTCGCCGTGTTAGCCGTGCCGGTGGCGACGGTTCGCATGCAAGTGCCGGTGGCCTCGGCGCGGTCCTTGCCGGCGCAGAGTCCGGCGCGGCAAGGCTTGTCGTTTCTGACGCAACATTTTCACGCCCCCGACTTATTTCCCGTGGATATTGTGGTGGCGAGTCCCACCCCGCTGACCACGCCCCAAGCCTTGCAACCCATCGCTACGCTCACCGCCCGTTTGCAGGCGGTGCCGGGTGTCGCAGAGGTCATTGGCCCCACGATGTGGGCGCCCCAGTGGTCGACGGCTCAATATGCCGCCGCGATTCGCGATTGGCGGACCCTGCCGGCCGCCCTGCAAAACGCCGTGACCGATACCGTGGCGGTGGCACATGGGGGACGCACGGCATTGATTATGGTGGTGCCGCGGACGGGACCTAACAGTGTCGCGGCCCATACGCTGGTGGCGCGCTTGCGGCAAGCCATCCCGCGCTGGACCGCAGGCACCGGCATCACCGCTTGGATCGGCGGCCAGACCGCGACCGGGTACGACTTCGACCGCAGTGTCCAGCACCGGTTACCCGGGATTATCCTGGCGGTGTTTGGCGTGAGCCTCGTGATTTTGGCCTGGACCTTCCGGTCCCTGGGATTGCCGCTTCAGGCATTAGTCTTCAATGCGCTGGTGACCCTCGCCAGTCTCGGGGGCCTCGTCGCGGTCTTTCAGTGGGGGTGGGGCACCGGCCACGCGGCCGGCTCGATCAATTCGGTCACGCCGGTCGTCTTATTTGCGGTGCTGTTCGGGCTCAGCATGGACTACGAAGTGTTCATTGTCAGCCGGATCCGGGAATACCGGCAAGCGGGTTTGTCGACGGCGCACAGCATTCGCGAGGGCGTGGCGGAAACCGCCCGCTTGGTGACCGGTGCGGCGGCAATCATGATCGCCGTGTTCGTGGCGTTTGCGACCGTGCCGGTGGGCGTCGTCCGCCAGTTGGGCTTTGCCCTCGCGCTCGCGATCGCCTTGGATGCGGTGGTCGTGCGCACGGTGATCGTGCCGGCGGCCATGCGGGTGCTCGGCGAATTCAATTGGTGGCCCCTGGCCCGGAGGCTCCCGTCGCCGCGCGTCCCGGCGCCGACGCTGTCTTGGAAGGAGGAATCGCCATGATTTATACCATGGGGCTGTCGTCGCAGATCCCGTCCAGTCACCCATGGACCAGTGATCAATCGGTATCCCTGCGCCCGGAGGATTGGGTGGTGGTCGACCCCAGCGGGTCCCGGTGCGAATGGGAGTTAGTGTCTTACCACCCGTATCGGTACCGATTGCGCGCGATTGTCCCGACAGGGCAACAACAAGCACTGTTAGCCCGGTTTGTCCGCGAAGGGGGCCGCCTGGTCACGTTTATGACCAACGATTGGGACCGCCAAGGACGGGTATGGACCTTTACGGAGGAAATTGACGCGTATCCCGAGGTGTTACCGATTCATGCAAGGGGCGAGGATTGGGCTGAACTGCTGATTCCCCCCTATGACTGGCTCGATGGCATCGAGCCCGGGCTGGCCCCTATCGCGGCACAGCTCGCGACGACGCGCGAATCCTGGGCTTGGACGCGTGAGGGTCAACACTATACCGCTTGGGCGTTAATGCCGTCCTGGACGGCGATTCCGATCGGGAAAGGATGGGTCCTGATCGGGCCCCGACCCCATCTCTCAAGCATGGCATCCTTCGAGACGATGGTGTCGATGTTGTGGGACACGCTGTTGCAGGAGGGCATCGCATGAAACCGCTAACGGGTCGCGTCGCGTTAGTGACCGGCGCGTCGGGAGGCCTGGGCCAACCCATTGCCGCCGCGCTCGCCCAAGCGGGTGCGGCCGTGGCCATCCATTATGGGCACCATGTCGACGGGGCCCGCCAGGCGCTGGCGGCCATCGAAGCGCAGGGGGGACAGGGGATGGTGGTTTCGGCCAATATCCAACACGAAACGGCGGTGCGATCGATGGTCGACCAGGTGGTGGCCCGGTACCAACGGCTGGACATTCTCGTGAATAATGCCGGGATCACCCGGGATGGCCTGTTGATTCAGATGGCTCAGGATGCCTGGGACGAGGTCATCAACACAAATTTGCGCGGCGCGTTTTATTGTGCCAAGTACGCCTTGCGGGCCATGCTCCGCCAAAAATCCGGGACGGTCATTAATGTGTCGTCGATTAGCGGCCTCTTGGGCAATGCGGGGCAAGCCAACTATGCCGCCGCCAAAGCGGGGCTCATTGGGTTAACGCTCGCGATAGCCCAGGAGTATGCCGCCCGAGGCATTACCGCCAATGCGGTCGTCCCGGGCATTATCGACACG contains:
- a CDS encoding phospholipid/glycerol acyltransferase (PFAM: Acyltransferase~TIGRFAM: 1-acyl-sn-glycerol-3-phosphate acyltransferases~COGs: COG0204 1-acyl-sn-glycerol-3-phosphate acyltransferase~InterPro IPR002123~KEGG: lme:LEUM_1001 1-acyl-sn-glycerol-3-phosphate acyltransferase~PFAM: Phospholipid/glycerol acyltransferase~SMART: Phospholipid/glycerol acyltransferase~SPTR: Probable 1-acylglycerol-3-phosphate O-acyltransferase), producing MIDRLSRGLIVPLTQWFMLDHLEGTEHIPASGGYLIVANHASFFDHFVVAAVIQRTRGHQVKFLTKKESFEHPLSRWWHTAVGCIPLNRQAADTQAIRATLRALADGQVVCVYPEGTRTLTGFLQSGKPGAALLAALAQVPLLPIGIAGTFDVLPKHRVWPQRQRVTVRIGEPLAIPALPRRQRDAALAEWTQRIMDRLASLSGEPTWPDAVPSEPETSYERRLQAARYWNDRGIQAADQHQGVSAQRYHWRARYITAELLRDRHITADVWFEYGRAVGRLALTQYGPRKLLSLWQSHQAFQHALDLDGNHAHAHYALGLWYQMVPRALGGSVSRALAYFHAATRLAPDQMGFWMGLGRCAMAARQWDVAERAFQHAVQLPAQTVADRRRHLEANAWLLRWHLEQDISEVKNHA
- a CDS encoding MMPL domain protein (PFAM: MMPL family~COGs: COG2409 drug exporter of the RND superfamily~InterPro IPR004869~KEGG: tro:trd_0370 putative membrane protein mmpL3~PFAM: MMPL~SPTR: Putative membrane protein mmpL3), whose amino-acid sequence is MLKKWIEWVTGHPRWVVGLWVGVLLLSLLWAPRLPGVLSAGGFSNPRSPSAVAARVMARDFPQQNPNTLLVVVANSRDTVWSPAVRRPVEHLAARVRRQPWVQSVTTPYHPLNPVMMGDQGHAALVIVRLATTHSTVAQNLVPRLTRLVAEGLPASDQFWVTGGPALNAALNTATQQDVTAAERIAVPLLVIVLLWVTRSLVATAIPLLVAGFVLPTTMALAYAVARYHTLNILLTNAISMIGLGVVVDYALFIVSRYRQELESAIPVVAVERAMASAGRAVFFSGLTVMVSLAALFLARLMIFTSIAVGGVLVVAVAVTAAWTLLPAGLVLLGPRIRRGTLPGAAPTVARTRWRRWVDRVIAHPLAFLVPGLLGLAVLAVPVATVRMQVPVASARSLPAQSPARQGLSFLTQHFHAPDLFPVDIVVASPTPLTTPQALQPIATLTARLQAVPGVAEVIGPTMWAPQWSTAQYAAAIRDWRTLPAALQNAVTDTVAVAHGGRTALIMVVPRTGPNSVAAHTLVARLRQAIPRWTAGTGITAWIGGQTATGYDFDRSVQHRLPGIILAVFGVSLVILAWTFRSLGLPLQALVFNALVTLASLGGLVAVFQWGWGTGHAAGSINSVTPVVLFAVLFGLSMDYEVFIVSRIREYRQAGLSTAHSIREGVAETARLVTGAAAIMIAVFVAFATVPVGVVRQLGFALALAIALDAVVVRTVIVPAAMRVLGEFNWWPLARRLPSPRVPAPTLSWKEESP
- a CDS encoding 3-oxoacyl-(acyl-carrier-protein) reductase (PFAM: short chain dehydrogenase~COGs: COG1028 Dehydrogenase with different specificities (related to short-chain alcohol dehydrogenase)~InterPro IPR002198~KEGG: pmf:P9303_06521 3-oxoacyl-[acyl-carrier protein] reductase~PFAM: Short-chain dehydrogenase/reductase SDR~PRIAM: 3-oxoacyl-[acyl-carrier-protein] reductase~SPTR: 3-oxoacyl-[acyl-carrier protein] reductase), with the protein product MKPLTGRVALVTGASGGLGQPIAAALAQAGAAVAIHYGHHVDGARQALAAIEAQGGQGMVVSANIQHETAVRSMVDQVVARYQRLDILVNNAGITRDGLLIQMAQDAWDEVINTNLRGAFYCAKYALRAMLRQKSGTVINVSSISGLLGNAGQANYAAAKAGLIGLTLAIAQEYAARGITANAVVPGIIDTPMSRAVTSRVVDRKLEAILLRRPGTPDEVAQAIVLLAQNPYINGTVLRVDGGIRF